From Ktedonobacteraceae bacterium:
CAGTATTCACAGGTAATTAGAGGAGACATTGATGCGGGCACTTCAGCTACAGGCATCCGGCTTAAACGGGTGCCGCAGTCTGACCACTCCCTGTCCAGATTCCCAATGGGAACAACCCGACCAATGGGCAGGCAGAGGACAACCCGCCGGGCCAAATCTACCTGGACGTGCAAGTCGCCTCCGTCCCTATCCGTCCAGTCGTCGTCGCAGGCGGCGGTAGAAGCTGAGGGATTGGGAGTTGCTCCCTTCCCCCTGTCCGCACCTCACGCTTCTTCCTCGCTGTCTGCTCTCGCTATCGGCTCTGACAGAGAGGAAGGGAAACCATTTCATGGCAGTTCTTGTATTGAATTCCTCACTCCAACCTCTATCGGTCATTCCTGAGCGCCGTTTGATCGTGCTGCTGTCCAAGCAGAAGGTCACGTTCGTCGATGATAGCGTGCGCCAGTTGATCGAGGAGAGCATTCAAGCCCGGCGCCTCGAGCTGGAACGACCCGTCATTGTGCAGTTGCTCGCCAATGTGCGCGTGCCCCGCGTGGCGCTGCAGCCTACACGCTCAAATATCCTGCTGCGCGATGACGAGACCTGCCAGTACTGTGGCAAGCGCAGCCGCGATCTGACGCTCGATCACATCATTCCGCGCTCGCGCGGCGGCACAACGAGTTGGGAGAACCTGGTAGCCTGCTGCAAAGCCTGCAACGGAAAAAAGGGCAACCGCCTGCTCAAAGAAGTGAATATGCGCCTCCTGCGTCAACCTCGCCCGCTCACGCAGGAATATGCCGGCTTCTTCCTGCTGCGCTACCCCAAGCTGCGCGAAGCCTACGAGGAATTCCTGCTCAGTGCCCAGGTCGGCACAGGCACAAGGCAGGAATTGAGCGCGTAATAGGTTCGAGTACCTTTCAACAGGCTGTTTCCAGCGCTGAACTCCCGAAAGGTCGCGACCCGTTGCAACTTGCTCAGGTCTCCATCTTGATTGCTCCTGTGAATAAAAGGGGCGAGAGATGCTTCGTTCCACTCAGCATGACATGTTCCACCATGTCATGCTGAGTGGAACGAAGCATCTCTCGCCAGTTGAGTGGAACCGGTGCAGTAACGACGGCCAATAAGGCCTGTTATGCTGAGTGGAACGAAGCATCTCTCGCCCCCTTAGACGACGACCAATAGGGCCTGTCATGCTGAGGGCCACGAAGCATCTCTCGCCCCTTAGACGGCCAATAGGGCCTGTCATGCTGAGTGGAACGAAGCATCTCTCGCCCCTTATAGGTAATCACCAGCAATAGGCGCTTTTAGCAAGTTCCACTCTGATGAGGTATAATAACTGTATGTCATTGTCGTGATTTATATTAGCTTGCGTTGGAACGGAATACTATGCTTAGACCGTTACAGTAAGTAGAGAGGAATTTGTGTGTCGTTCTGGTAGTGACAGTGCTGATTTTGCTGTTTGCTTTACCAGTAAAGGTGATTAGATTCTATGCTTGATCAAAAGAACACTGCCGATCCTGGCGAGGGATCAAAACTCGGCCCTGCATACCTGTGTCTGCATGGGCATTTTTATCAGCCTCCGCGCGAGGACCCATTTACCGAATTGCTCCCCATTGAACCCGGAGCCACGCCTTATACCAACTTCAATGAGAAGATTACCGCCGAATGTTATCGTCCCAATGCCGAGGCCGGCAATTTTGATGAAATCAACTATGATCTTGGTCCGACGCTGGCCGCGTGGCTGGAAGACGCCCATCCCGACGTGTACCGCCGCATCATCGATGCCGACCGGCATCACATGGCCCGCTATGGCGTAGGCAATGCCATGGCGCAGGCCTACAACCACACCATATTACCGCTGGCCAATACGCGTGATAAACGCACCCAAATTGAATGGGGCTTAAGCGACTTTCGCCATCGCTACGGGCGCGACGCCACCGGCATGTGGCTGGCGGAAACGGCCGTAGACATCGAAACGCTCGACCTGCTGGCGCAATACGGCGTCCGCTATACCGTGCTGGCTCCCTGGCAGGCGGCCGCGCCTATCGATCCCAGCGAGCCTTATATCGTGCGCCTGAAGGATGGGCGCAGCATCACCGTCTTCTTCTACAATGCGCCCCTGTCCGGCGGCGTCTCTTTCGACTGGGACACCACCAGCAATGCCGACCTCTTCGCGGCCAGCTACCTGCCCGAAAATCTGGTACAGAGCAAACGCCAGAACGGAGAGGCGCAGTTGATCCTGATCGCCACGGATGGCGAGCTCTATGGACATCACAAACCCTGGCGCGATAAATTTCTGGAGCATCTCGTGCATACCGGCGCGCCATCCTACGGCTTCGAGGTCTGCACGCTGGAACGCTACATGCGTATGTACCCGGCGACAAAAGAGGTTGAGCTGCGCGTACCAAGCGCCTGGAGCTGCAGCCATGGCGTAGCGCGCTGGGATACTGGCTGCGAATGTACCGAGGGCGACAGCAGCTGGAAAGCGAAACTGCGCTCGGCCTTGAATCGCCTGGCCGGACATATTGACCAGCTCTTCGAGCAATACGCCTCTAAAACGCTCGCCAACCCCTGGGCCGCTCGCAACGCTTACCTGCCCGTTCGCAACGGCTGGGAAACGCCGGAGAGCTTCTGGGCGAACCAGGGCAGGCATTCCGGCCCGCCGGCCGATCCCTTGATGGAACAGCGCACCCTGCTCTTGCTCGAGGCGCAATACTACACACAGTGTAGCTTCACCAGCTGCGGCTTCTTCTTTGAAGACCTGGACCGCATCGAGCCGCGCAACAACATCGCTTTTGCCCGCCGCGCCATCAGCCTCACCTGGCAGGCGCTGGGCATCGATCTGCAGCCGGATTTCGTCAACGACCTGAGCGCGGCCAGAAGCTGGCGCAGCTCGCTTACAGGCGCGGACATCTACCGGCAATTGCCCATCGTGCGCCCCGACCTGCTGCCGCCATTATCCTTGCCGCCAACGGAAGAGGCTGAAGAAGAAGAGAATATCGCGTAGTTCAGGATTTTACGCAATGAAAAGCCCATCCATGGATGGGCTTTTCATTGCGTAAAATCCTGAACTACGCGGCCCCTAATACACCGCGATCTGCGTGTTCCAATCTGTATGGGCGTATACCCATGCCGCCTGGTCTTCCTGCATATTGATGCAGCCGTGGCTGCCGTTGCCGGCAAAAGCCTCATCGCCGCCAACATCATAGTGCGGGAACTGCGTGCCGGGACCGAAGTTCACGCGCCACCACGCGTCATGCACGAAGAAACCACCCCAGTGATAGAGAATGGCATAATTAATGTGCGTCGGCGGGTACCAGAAAGGCGAACCCGGCGGATCATCGGACTTGAATTCCGTCGGCGACTTGCGATCCTGTACCGTCCAGACACCGGGCAGCGCCGGACGCTCGACACGGCCTGTCGTCACCAGGAAAGCATTGATCAGCTTGCCGTTATCGTAGACGCGCATCGCCTGCTCGACGAATGAGACCATCAACACCATACCCTGCTTCAAACTCGGATAATGCTGGAACATTTCCAGGTCGGTCTGATGCACCTTGTTGTAGGGGGTGTGATCGTAATAATCCTGCTCCAGCATCTGCAGGTTGAAGAACTCGTTGTTCTCCTCATCGACTACGGCCTGGAAGTCTGATGGAGCATAAGCCCAGCTCAGGTCGCGGCTGATCCAGTAGCCAATGCCATCCGAGGTGTAGCCGGCATCGAGAATGTAGTTATTGCCATCGAACGTATCGTGATACAGGTGCGCTTTGCCCCATGCTCGCGCCTCGCGGTCCAGTTCGCCGACCAGGTAGTTGGCCGCGCCCTGCACCAGGTCATCATGCATAGTGGCAATATCCGCGTCGATCTTCGCGGACACAGACAGGTATTCCGCGATGTTGGTCACCTTCTTCATCGCTGCCTGGTCAGCCGCATACAGCTTTTGATAAGCGCTCGCATCCATGCCATAGGTCTTCAACAGGCCGAGCTGCGTCTTGAACTCGCTGAGCTTGGCAGCGCCTGCATAAGGCAGGGCCAGCATCGAGTTTGCCACCGCCATCGAATACTGCGCGTCAACCAGGCTGCTGAGATTCTGGAAATCTGCCGGCCTCACCGCGTTGTTGAAAGTGACAAGGTCGCCCTGGTATTGAACCTGCATGGCGGACACATCGAGACGCGCCTTCTGCATCTGATTGATAGTGTCCTTGAACGTCGTAAGCTGCGTATATGTCGTTGCCAGCAAGTGCAGAGCCTGGATCGCGCTTCCGGCGTCGCGACTGATGGCGATGTAATCCTTTGGCGTCACAGCAGCGGCCAAGAGCGCGTTATCCTTGTTATATTGCTCGAAAAAAGCCTGAATATTGCCGGCCTTTTTCGTAGCCTGGACCGCCAGCGTCTGCTGGAAATCCTGCATATCCATCTGCGCCTGTGTCGCATACTGATCGGTCACGGAACTGATGATACCTTGCAATTGAATATAGAGCTGGTGATATTGCCTGGCTTGACTTAGATAATAGTCCGTATCTGGTTGGTCATTGAAGAGGGTAAAGGGCGCGCTCGTGGAACTCAGCTGCTGTTCCTGCTTCACAATAGGTGCGAGTTGTGAAGCAGGAACACCGCTCGCCTCAGCATGTTGCAGCGCGGTATCCAGCTGCGATTTGTTCTGGCTGGCCTGCTGCTGCGATTGGCTGGAGCCTCCACAGCCGCTCGTCACCAGCATAAAGCCAACCAGCATCGCCGCCAGTAGGGAGTGAGCCAGGTGAATAGAACGCTTTGCGCGCATAGAGGGTCACCTCCGTCCAACTCGTGATTTCTGTTTTTGTCAGGTCAACGCCGTTGCCGGCAATGTCAACGATTACCTCCGGCCACCGCGTGATTTCTGTTTTTGCCTGCGTTTCTCTTTACGTGCGGCCTTGCCCGTCTTCTTCCCACCTGACCCATTTGGCCTCGGCAAAGCCGGTACCCGCATGTCGGGCATATCCTCCATCCCCGGTAAGCCTCCGGGTAGAGCTCCACTTCCGGCGAATTGCCGCGCCATTCTCGCCCACGGGCCCTTGCCGGTGCTAACCTGGCGCATCATCGTGCGCATCTCATTGAATTGAGAAAGCAGCTGGTTGACATCCTGCGGCGTCATGCCACTGCCACGAGCGATACGCTTCCGGCGACTGCCATTGATAATATCGGGATTACGCCGTTCCTCTTTCGTCATCGAGAGGATAATTGCCTCGATATGCTTCAGGTGATCGCCTTCCAGCGCCTCCTCCATCTCAGGCATACTGGTCAGCTTGTTGAAACCCGGCAGCATCTCCATCACCGACCGCAACGGACCCATGCGTTTCAACTGGCGCATGGCGGTGAGAAAATCTTCCAGGTCGAACTTGCCCTGCTGCATCCTGGCCTGGGCCTTGAGCGCCTCTTCCTGGTCGATGGTCTCCTGGGCGCGCTCGATCAGCGAAAGCACATCGCCCATTCCCAATATACGCGAGGCCAGGCGATCAGGATAAAACGGCTCCAGGGCATCCGTTTTTTCGCCCACACCCATGAATTTGATTGGCACGCCCGTCACCGAGCGAATAGAAAGCGCCGCGCCGCCGCGAGCATCGCCATCCATCTTGGTCAGGATCATGCCCGTCAATGAGACGGCCTTATTGAAGTCATCGGCCACGCGCACTGCTTCCTGGCCGGTCATGGCGTCCGCCACCAGCAGCACCTCGCGTGGGCGCACGCGGTTGCGAATATTGATGACCTCCTGCATCATGCGCTCGTCGATGTTCAGGCGACCAGCCGTGTCCAGGATCACCACCGTCGCGGCCTGCTCGCGCGCATAGTCAATCGCGTGTACGCAGATATCGACCGGGTTGGCGCCCGTCGGCTCGGAATAAACCGGTATCGAGAGCTGCTTGCCTAGCGTTTGCAGCTGGTGAACAGCAGCGGGACGGTACATATCGGCCGCGACCATCAGCGGGCGCTGCCCCTGCTGCTTGCGCAGGTAGTTCGCGAGCTTGGCTGCCGTCGTAGTTTTACCAGACCCTTGCAGGCCGACCAGCATAATCACGTTCGGGGGCGTTCCACCAAGGTCCAGCTTATTCTTGCCCTCGGTTCCACCCAGCATCTCTATCAGTTCGTCATTGACGATTTGAAGCACCTGTTGCGCCGGCGAGAAACTGCCCAGGACATCCGTGCCAACGGCTTTCGCCTTCACCCGTTCAACAAATTGACGCACAAGCTTCAGGCTGACATCCGCTTCTAGCAGCGCCAGTCGCACTTCGCGCATTGCCTCATCAACGTCTGCTTCGGTCAGCTTGCCCTTGCCACTAAGATTTGTGAAGACCCCTTCGAGACGATTTGATAAGCTTTCAAACATTGCCATAATTGCGTTTCCTCTCTCGCCAGATAAAAAAATTTGCCCCCTATTATATCACGTCCGCTGGCCGAATTTGATCTCTTTATTATTTTGAACGATCTATCACAATCTGGTCACACTTCCTGACAATTTATCGCAATTACGCACCGGTGTATAAAAATCCATAGAAAGAACTATATTTTTCCATTTGCATTATGATAAACTTGTGGGGGAGAGAAAATGACCTTTGATAAATCAGGTTGCCTGGCAAGGGCAAGACCCTGTGACAGTCTTGTAATAAAGAGCGAAATTCGTCCGCGTAGCACGCTTAAAAAAGGGGTCCGGGATTCATCGTGTCCCCTCCATTGATAATGAACAAGAGGGCGAGGAGCTATGCCCATTATTTTAGATCGCAGTATTTGTTGCGATTTCAACGAAACAATTTCACGGGAATGGCTGATCACCAACGGCCTGGGAGGTTACGCTGCA
This genomic window contains:
- a CDS encoding DUF3536 domain-containing protein, with the translated sequence MLDQKNTADPGEGSKLGPAYLCLHGHFYQPPREDPFTELLPIEPGATPYTNFNEKITAECYRPNAEAGNFDEINYDLGPTLAAWLEDAHPDVYRRIIDADRHHMARYGVGNAMAQAYNHTILPLANTRDKRTQIEWGLSDFRHRYGRDATGMWLAETAVDIETLDLLAQYGVRYTVLAPWQAAAPIDPSEPYIVRLKDGRSITVFFYNAPLSGGVSFDWDTTSNADLFAASYLPENLVQSKRQNGEAQLILIATDGELYGHHKPWRDKFLEHLVHTGAPSYGFEVCTLERYMRMYPATKEVELRVPSAWSCSHGVARWDTGCECTEGDSSWKAKLRSALNRLAGHIDQLFEQYASKTLANPWAARNAYLPVRNGWETPESFWANQGRHSGPPADPLMEQRTLLLLEAQYYTQCSFTSCGFFFEDLDRIEPRNNIAFARRAISLTWQALGIDLQPDFVNDLSAARSWRSSLTGADIYRQLPIVRPDLLPPLSLPPTEEAEEEENIA
- the ffh gene encoding signal recognition particle protein: MAMFESLSNRLEGVFTNLSGKGKLTEADVDEAMREVRLALLEADVSLKLVRQFVERVKAKAVGTDVLGSFSPAQQVLQIVNDELIEMLGGTEGKNKLDLGGTPPNVIMLVGLQGSGKTTTAAKLANYLRKQQGQRPLMVAADMYRPAAVHQLQTLGKQLSIPVYSEPTGANPVDICVHAIDYAREQAATVVILDTAGRLNIDERMMQEVINIRNRVRPREVLLVADAMTGQEAVRVADDFNKAVSLTGMILTKMDGDARGGAALSIRSVTGVPIKFMGVGEKTDALEPFYPDRLASRILGMGDVLSLIERAQETIDQEEALKAQARMQQGKFDLEDFLTAMRQLKRMGPLRSVMEMLPGFNKLTSMPEMEEALEGDHLKHIEAIILSMTKEERRNPDIINGSRRKRIARGSGMTPQDVNQLLSQFNEMRTMMRQVSTGKGPWARMARQFAGSGALPGGLPGMEDMPDMRVPALPRPNGSGGKKTGKAARKEKRRQKQKSRGGRR
- a CDS encoding HNH endonuclease, with protein sequence MAVLVLNSSLQPLSVIPERRLIVLLSKQKVTFVDDSVRQLIEESIQARRLELERPVIVQLLANVRVPRVALQPTRSNILLRDDETCQYCGKRSRDLTLDHIIPRSRGGTTSWENLVACCKACNGKKGNRLLKEVNMRLLRQPRPLTQEYAGFFLLRYPKLREAYEEFLLSAQVGTGTRQELSA
- a CDS encoding L,D-transpeptidase: MRAKRSIHLAHSLLAAMLVGFMLVTSGCGGSSQSQQQASQNKSQLDTALQHAEASGVPASQLAPIVKQEQQLSSTSAPFTLFNDQPDTDYYLSQARQYHQLYIQLQGIISSVTDQYATQAQMDMQDFQQTLAVQATKKAGNIQAFFEQYNKDNALLAAAVTPKDYIAISRDAGSAIQALHLLATTYTQLTTFKDTINQMQKARLDVSAMQVQYQGDLVTFNNAVRPADFQNLSSLVDAQYSMAVANSMLALPYAGAAKLSEFKTQLGLLKTYGMDASAYQKLYAADQAAMKKVTNIAEYLSVSAKIDADIATMHDDLVQGAANYLVGELDREARAWGKAHLYHDTFDGNNYILDAGYTSDGIGYWISRDLSWAYAPSDFQAVVDEENNEFFNLQMLEQDYYDHTPYNKVHQTDLEMFQHYPSLKQGMVLMVSFVEQAMRVYDNGKLINAFLVTTGRVERPALPGVWTVQDRKSPTEFKSDDPPGSPFWYPPTHINYAILYHWGGFFVHDAWWRVNFGPGTQFPHYDVGGDEAFAGNGSHGCINMQEDQAAWVYAHTDWNTQIAVY